One genomic segment of Gemmatimonadaceae bacterium includes these proteins:
- a CDS encoding MBL fold metallo-hydrolase, with protein sequence MEIEFYGAAREVTGSCHILRVNGSTVLLDCGMFQGKRSDAEQKNRTLPVPIAEISSIVLSHAHIDHSGRLPFLIAEGYSGTIWATSATRDLCAVMLADSAHIQEKDAEFLARRKKEFIQPLYGTRHAVRTMELMVAVPYNKPFDVVPGVQGTYVDAGHILGSASVILDCVEDGQAKRLVFSGDIGRSGLAIIKDPVPPTGANTLIMESTYGNRDHESVDGARVRLAEIVRDTAAKGGRVLIPAFAVGRTQEIIYNLHSLIRESAIPAIPIYIDSPLAIDTTTVFEMHPEAFDQSEDMVKKVQELFDFPLIHYTRDVEESKALAHMNGPMIIIAASGMVEAGRILHHLAQGASDPRNTILIVGFQAEHTLGRRIVEKAPMLRIFGEEIPLRANVEVINGYSAHADRTELRIWLDVVRAGSPNLAAVHLVHGEPEAQEALKTTLEAKGYSVTCPEPHTRVTF encoded by the coding sequence TTGGAAATCGAGTTCTATGGAGCGGCCCGCGAGGTCACGGGCTCGTGTCACATCCTGCGCGTAAACGGCAGCACAGTCCTTCTCGACTGTGGCATGTTCCAGGGGAAGAGAAGCGACGCCGAGCAAAAGAATAGAACACTGCCGGTACCGATTGCAGAGATCAGCTCAATCGTCCTGTCACATGCGCATATCGACCACTCCGGGCGACTGCCGTTTCTCATCGCCGAAGGCTACAGCGGCACCATCTGGGCAACTTCGGCCACTCGTGACCTGTGCGCCGTAATGCTGGCCGACTCGGCTCATATCCAGGAGAAAGATGCCGAGTTTCTGGCCAGGCGAAAAAAGGAGTTTATTCAGCCGCTGTACGGAACAAGGCACGCAGTCAGGACAATGGAGCTGATGGTTGCTGTTCCGTATAACAAGCCGTTCGATGTAGTGCCGGGCGTTCAGGGAACCTATGTCGATGCAGGTCACATTCTGGGCTCTGCATCCGTGATACTCGATTGTGTGGAGGACGGCCAGGCAAAGAGACTGGTGTTCTCCGGCGACATCGGCAGGTCGGGTCTGGCGATAATCAAGGACCCCGTACCGCCGACCGGAGCAAACACGCTCATCATGGAATCTACCTATGGAAATCGTGACCATGAGTCGGTAGATGGCGCGCGTGTGCGGCTTGCGGAAATCGTTCGGGACACCGCCGCAAAGGGAGGACGAGTTCTGATTCCCGCATTTGCGGTAGGGCGCACGCAGGAGATCATCTACAACCTGCATTCGCTGATCAGGGAATCAGCCATTCCTGCAATTCCGATCTATATCGATAGCCCGCTCGCAATTGACACGACCACCGTTTTCGAGATGCACCCCGAGGCCTTCGATCAATCCGAGGACATGGTCAAGAAGGTGCAGGAGCTGTTCGACTTCCCGCTGATTCACTACACGCGTGATGTCGAGGAATCAAAGGCTCTTGCTCACATGAACGGGCCGATGATAATCATTGCGGCGTCGGGCATGGTAGAAGCGGGGCGGATTCTCCACCATCTGGCTCAGGGAGCTTCAGACCCCCGCAACACGATACTGATTGTTGGCTTCCAGGCAGAGCACACGCTCGGGCGGCGGATAGTGGAGAAAGCTCCAATGCTGCGGATATTCGGCGAGGAGATTCCACTGAGGGCGAACGTTGAGGTAATCAACGGCTATAGCGCTCATGCCGATCGAACCGAGTTACGTATCTGGCTCGATGTGGTACGGGCAGGGTC
- the upp gene encoding uracil phosphoribosyltransferase, whose protein sequence is MIERTKEFPTLTIIRHPLVQHKLTIMRSRETPTKIFKELVDEIAMLMAYEATIDLTVEPLLVTTPLEDTAGWHISGKKLTLVPILRAGLGMVEGILRLVPAARVGHIGLYRDHDTLQPIDYYFKVPSDVTERDFFVLDPMLATGGSAAAAVSSLKRAGATRIRFLCLVAAPEGVRRLASEHPDVQVYCAALDRELNSQGYILPGLGDAGDRLFGTR, encoded by the coding sequence ATGATCGAGCGCACGAAGGAATTTCCAACACTCACAATTATCCGGCATCCACTCGTTCAGCACAAGCTGACGATAATGCGCAGCCGTGAGACTCCGACAAAAATCTTCAAGGAGCTCGTCGACGAGATCGCAATGCTGATGGCCTATGAGGCCACTATCGACCTCACCGTCGAGCCACTTCTGGTGACAACTCCCTTGGAGGATACAGCCGGGTGGCACATCAGCGGGAAAAAGCTGACCCTCGTACCGATTCTCAGGGCCGGGCTCGGAATGGTGGAGGGAATTCTTCGGCTTGTCCCCGCTGCGAGAGTCGGACACATCGGTCTCTACCGCGATCACGATACGCTCCAGCCTATCGACTACTACTTCAAGGTTCCAAGCGATGTGACCGAGCGGGATTTTTTCGTTCTCGATCCGATGCTGGCTACCGGCGGAAGCGCAGCCGCTGCCGTTTCCTCTCTTAAACGAGCTGGCGCTACGAGGATTCGGTTCCTCTGCCTAGTGGCTGCGCCTGAGGGCGTAAGACGCCTTGCCTCCGAGCATCCCGATGTTCAGGTGTACTGCGCGGCGCTCGACCGGGAGCTCAACTCACAAGGGTACATTCTGCCTGGTTTGGGCGATGCCGGTGACAGGCTTTTTGGAACACGGTAA